A single window of Qipengyuania sediminis DNA harbors:
- a CDS encoding ABC transporter permease, translating to MTNPLPSARLSRFQAAGVIARRDFVAILFSRAFLFFLLGPLFPVAVGSLAGNIGGQVEAVARSNTVALAMTPADAARMAAAANAIGPRLAASIPALEPVAPGQPRAILAARGKAYAAVVSGTPAAPLLTGPQDQLDRLGGGIALIAASASGEARVAFAPLATEVVRETAAAARSDRIRTAQAGQLLLFLLTMLLAGMVLSNLVEEKANKIIEVLAAAIPMDAVFMGKLFAMLGVSFVGIAVWAGAAGAFLLASGGAAASLPAPALGWPLFLALGIAYFALAYLLLGALFLSIGALASTVREVQTLSMPVTMMQLMVFFLAAYALTVPGSWVELAAMVFPLSSPFAMLARAALSDSFWPHLVALAWQGLWVLLVVRGGAALFRRRVMKSGRPDARRSRKGFGSLRTVDSPAR from the coding sequence GTGACCAATCCCCTCCCTTCCGCCCGCCTTTCGCGGTTCCAGGCTGCCGGGGTCATCGCGCGGCGCGATTTCGTCGCCATCCTGTTCAGCCGCGCCTTTCTGTTCTTCCTGCTCGGCCCGCTGTTTCCGGTCGCGGTGGGCAGCCTTGCGGGCAATATCGGTGGCCAGGTGGAGGCGGTCGCGCGCTCAAACACCGTGGCGCTGGCGATGACGCCCGCCGATGCAGCGCGCATGGCCGCGGCGGCGAATGCGATCGGGCCGCGGCTTGCCGCCAGTATTCCCGCCCTGGAGCCGGTCGCCCCCGGCCAGCCGCGCGCGATCCTGGCTGCCAGGGGCAAGGCCTATGCCGCGGTCGTTTCCGGCACCCCGGCGGCACCGCTCCTGACCGGACCTCAGGACCAGCTCGACCGTCTGGGCGGCGGGATCGCGCTCATTGCAGCGAGCGCGTCGGGCGAAGCGCGGGTGGCCTTTGCTCCGCTGGCAACGGAAGTGGTGCGCGAAACCGCCGCCGCTGCGCGCAGCGATCGCATCCGCACCGCGCAGGCGGGGCAATTGCTGCTGTTCCTCCTCACCATGCTGCTTGCGGGCATGGTGCTTTCCAACCTCGTCGAGGAGAAGGCGAACAAGATCATCGAGGTGCTGGCCGCCGCGATCCCGATGGATGCGGTTTTCATGGGCAAGCTCTTCGCCATGCTGGGCGTCAGCTTTGTGGGCATCGCGGTGTGGGCGGGGGCGGCGGGGGCGTTTCTGTTGGCGAGCGGCGGCGCGGCGGCCTCTCTCCCCGCCCCGGCGCTTGGCTGGCCGCTGTTTCTCGCTCTCGGCATCGCCTACTTCGCGCTCGCCTACCTCTTGCTCGGCGCGCTGTTCCTCTCGATCGGCGCGCTCGCGAGCACGGTGCGCGAGGTGCAGACGCTGTCGATGCCGGTCACCATGATGCAGCTCATGGTCTTTTTCCTCGCCGCCTATGCTCTGACCGTGCCGGGCTCTTGGGTCGAGCTTGCGGCAATGGTCTTCCCGCTCTCGAGCCCTTTCGCCATGCTCGCCCGCGCGGCACTGTCGGACTCGTTCTGGCCCCACTTGGTTGCGCTCGCCTGGCAGGGGCTGTGGGTTCTGCTGGTGGTGCGCGGCGGCGCGGCGCTGTTCCGACGGCGGGTGATGAAATCGGGCCGCCCGGATGCACGGCGTTCGCGAAAAGGTTTCGGATCGCTACGGACTGTTGACTCGCCCGCGCGATAG
- a CDS encoding NAD-glutamate dehydrogenase: protein MAARNDATKSAELPPKLVKALARRMRASLLPGETPLDTEQLEEATRFVLAAASGRREGAALAIESVGAPRRLLRIAIANPDMPFLVDSAAAAIAGEGLAIDTLLHPVVPVERAKDGVIRATPANDAEDADYESLIYIETGRVDAKKRAALRETLAATMADVHAAVGDWPRLQAAMRADADGIEAADSESAALLRWLDGGMLTQLGHLVRHRDGTVSAREGICRADGADLLAEASFERAFAWFDDKAETRELLIVKANHLSRVHRRVPLDLFLVPRREDGKVTALSLHAGVWTSAGLAAPPRAVPRLRAELDGIMSRLDLDAGGHTGKALVHALTALPHDLMIGFAEADVERVATTMMSLVDRPRPRLVLVEAPLARHLFAFVWLPRDTLSTQIRHQIEALLAEGAQAQLLDWSLEVEGGNLALLRFVLDIRDGSRAPDEGKLDAQLQTLLRGWSEAVESELGGLVEPGRAAALALRWADAFPTPFRGRFGAREAARDIARLRALGSHDDIEGGRERDARLYLAEREHPDALRLKLYQAEGSLPLSDAVPTLENFGFHVLTEAPTELDGGKLGTIHDFHLAPASGIKPGDLVARAEGIESAVAAVLNGEAENDSFNRLVPEVGLTAREANWLRAFYRYLRQAGLSYTIYTVVDALARAPEITRALVALFTALHDPAFAGDREAEAEDARGVIRRGLSRVVAINDDRLLRQYQALIGAILRTNAFAPAAEEALAFKIDSALVPGLPKPVPWREIWVYSRRVEGIHLRSGPIARGGLRWSDRRDDFRTEILGLMKAQRVKNAVIVPTGAKGGFYPKQLPDPVKDRDGWAAEGQASYQIFIRTLLSVTDNLIDDRVVHPAGVSIRDGDDPYFVVAADKGTAKFSDVANAIAEERDFWLYDAFASGGSKGYDHKAMGITAKGAWVSVQRHFREMGVDIQAETIRVAGCGDMSGDVFGNGMLLSKAIKLVAAFDHRHIFLDPDPDPAASFAERARMFALPRSSWDDYDKALISKGGGVFPRDAKTVKLSRQAQAVLGLDAKELEPEALITAILRSPVDLLWFGGIGTYVKASGENNVQVGDPANDAMRINGAELRAKVLGEGANLGVTQAGRIEFALAGGRINTDFIDNSAGVDCSDHEVNIKIALAAAKRAGRLTEAKRVQLLASMTDEVAALVLEDNRLQALALSIGEQGGSGAVPPQLRLIEALEDRGTLDRQTEGLAAGDVFERRATEGFGLTRPELAVLLSSAKLVLQDAIEASVLPDDPCLAETLLGYFPAPMRKSFQREIEGHRLRRQIVATKLANRIVNRLGMVHPFEIAEEEGVGLAEVAAAFVASERLFDAADLWAELDTAPMPETARLYLFRHTAGALRSQMADLIRVGGGAMRPSELITQLESRVRQLSEGVKDLLTAGSTQQSNTLTAEFVAMGAPERLAARVTELYDLDGAVGLAALSRSAEIDARALTAAFTGLGERIGLDWAQSVSALMNPSDVWERLLVAGLSRDFQQMRLDFLRRLARRKGAKDDPEGAVGEWAERNGEAIRRFRAMIDRAKAQGDVAPAMLAQIASMARNLLGR, encoded by the coding sequence ATGGCCGCGAGGAACGACGCCACGAAATCGGCGGAATTGCCCCCCAAACTGGTCAAGGCGCTGGCACGGCGAATGCGCGCCTCGCTGCTCCCCGGCGAAACCCCGCTCGACACCGAGCAGCTGGAGGAGGCCACGCGCTTCGTCCTCGCCGCCGCTTCCGGACGACGGGAAGGTGCGGCCTTGGCGATCGAATCGGTGGGCGCGCCGCGCCGCCTGCTTCGTATCGCCATCGCCAACCCCGACATGCCTTTCCTGGTCGATTCGGCGGCCGCCGCGATTGCGGGCGAAGGGCTTGCCATCGATACGCTGCTGCACCCGGTCGTGCCGGTCGAACGGGCCAAGGACGGAGTCATCAGGGCTACCCCGGCAAACGACGCCGAGGACGCGGATTACGAATCGCTCATCTATATCGAAACCGGCCGCGTCGATGCGAAGAAGCGCGCGGCCCTGCGCGAAACGCTCGCCGCGACCATGGCCGATGTCCACGCCGCGGTCGGGGATTGGCCGCGACTCCAGGCGGCGATGCGTGCCGATGCCGACGGGATCGAGGCGGCGGACAGCGAAAGCGCGGCGCTGCTGCGCTGGCTCGATGGCGGGATGCTGACCCAGCTCGGCCATCTGGTCCGCCACCGCGACGGGACAGTGAGCGCACGCGAAGGTATATGCCGTGCCGATGGGGCGGACCTTCTCGCCGAAGCGAGCTTCGAGCGGGCCTTCGCCTGGTTCGACGACAAGGCCGAGACTCGCGAGTTGCTGATCGTCAAAGCCAACCATCTGTCTCGTGTCCACCGCCGGGTGCCGCTCGACCTCTTCCTCGTGCCGCGCCGCGAGGACGGAAAGGTGACCGCGCTTTCGCTCCACGCCGGTGTCTGGACCAGCGCCGGCCTTGCCGCCCCGCCGCGCGCGGTGCCGCGGCTGCGGGCCGAGCTTGACGGGATCATGTCCCGCCTCGATCTCGATGCCGGCGGACATACCGGCAAGGCGCTGGTCCATGCGCTGACCGCGCTGCCGCACGATCTCATGATCGGTTTTGCCGAGGCGGACGTCGAGCGCGTCGCGACCACGATGATGAGCCTCGTCGACCGGCCCAGGCCGCGGCTGGTGCTGGTGGAAGCGCCGCTCGCGCGCCATCTCTTCGCCTTCGTCTGGCTGCCGCGCGACACGCTTTCCACTCAGATCCGCCATCAGATCGAGGCGCTTCTGGCCGAAGGCGCGCAGGCGCAGCTGCTCGACTGGAGCCTGGAGGTCGAAGGCGGCAATCTCGCGCTCCTGCGCTTCGTGCTCGACATCCGCGACGGCAGCCGCGCGCCCGACGAGGGCAAGCTCGACGCCCAGCTTCAGACGCTGCTGCGCGGCTGGAGCGAGGCGGTCGAAAGCGAGCTTGGTGGCCTCGTTGAACCCGGCCGCGCCGCGGCGCTCGCGCTGCGTTGGGCGGATGCCTTCCCCACCCCCTTCCGCGGCCGTTTCGGTGCGCGTGAGGCGGCGCGCGATATCGCCCGCCTGCGTGCGCTCGGCAGTCACGACGACATCGAGGGCGGGCGCGAGCGCGACGCGCGCCTCTATCTCGCGGAGCGTGAGCATCCCGATGCCCTGCGGCTCAAGCTCTACCAGGCGGAAGGCAGCCTGCCGCTTTCCGACGCGGTGCCGACACTCGAGAACTTCGGCTTCCATGTTCTGACCGAAGCACCGACCGAGCTCGACGGCGGCAAGCTCGGCACCATCCACGATTTCCATCTCGCCCCAGCCTCCGGCATCAAGCCCGGCGATCTCGTCGCGCGCGCCGAAGGGATCGAGAGCGCGGTCGCCGCGGTCCTCAATGGCGAGGCGGAAAACGACAGCTTCAACCGCCTGGTCCCCGAAGTCGGTCTGACGGCACGCGAGGCCAATTGGCTGCGCGCGTTCTATCGCTATCTGCGCCAGGCCGGCCTCAGCTACACGATCTACACCGTGGTCGATGCGCTCGCCCGCGCGCCCGAGATCACGCGAGCGCTCGTCGCGCTGTTCACCGCGCTCCACGACCCCGCCTTTGCCGGCGACCGCGAAGCCGAAGCCGAGGATGCACGCGGTGTGATCCGGCGGGGCCTGTCACGCGTCGTCGCGATCAACGACGACCGATTGCTGCGCCAGTATCAGGCGCTAATCGGCGCGATCCTGCGCACCAATGCTTTCGCCCCCGCGGCAGAGGAGGCGCTGGCGTTCAAGATCGATTCCGCGCTCGTCCCGGGTCTACCTAAACCCGTGCCCTGGCGCGAGATCTGGGTCTATTCGCGGCGGGTGGAGGGCATTCACTTGCGCTCCGGCCCGATCGCGCGGGGGGGGCTGCGCTGGTCCGACCGGCGCGATGATTTCCGCACCGAGATCCTGGGCTTGATGAAGGCGCAGCGGGTCAAGAACGCGGTCATCGTGCCTACGGGCGCTAAGGGCGGCTTCTATCCCAAACAGCTGCCGGATCCGGTGAAGGACCGCGACGGGTGGGCAGCCGAAGGCCAGGCCAGCTACCAGATCTTCATCCGCACTCTGCTGTCGGTCACCGACAATCTTATCGACGATCGCGTGGTGCATCCTGCCGGGGTCTCGATCCGCGACGGCGACGACCCCTATTTCGTGGTCGCGGCGGACAAGGGCACGGCGAAGTTCTCCGACGTCGCCAATGCCATCGCGGAAGAGCGCGACTTCTGGCTGTACGATGCCTTCGCGAGCGGCGGGTCGAAGGGTTACGACCACAAGGCGATGGGGATCACTGCGAAAGGCGCCTGGGTCTCCGTTCAGCGCCATTTCCGCGAGATGGGGGTCGATATCCAGGCCGAGACCATCCGCGTCGCGGGTTGTGGAGATATGTCGGGCGATGTCTTCGGCAATGGCATGCTGCTCAGCAAAGCGATCAAGCTGGTCGCCGCCTTCGATCACCGGCACATCTTCCTCGACCCCGATCCCGATCCTGCGGCGAGCTTTGCAGAGCGCGCGCGGATGTTCGCGTTGCCACGGTCGAGTTGGGACGATTACGACAAGGCTTTGATTTCCAAGGGTGGGGGCGTGTTCCCGCGCGATGCCAAGACGGTCAAGCTGTCGCGCCAGGCGCAGGCGGTGCTCGGCCTCGACGCGAAGGAGCTGGAGCCCGAAGCGCTCATCACCGCAATCCTCAGATCGCCGGTCGATCTCCTGTGGTTCGGCGGCATCGGCACGTATGTGAAGGCCTCGGGCGAAAACAACGTCCAGGTGGGTGACCCGGCGAACGACGCGATGCGCATCAACGGCGCCGAACTTCGCGCCAAGGTGCTGGGCGAAGGCGCGAATCTTGGCGTCACCCAGGCGGGCCGGATCGAATTCGCGTTGGCGGGCGGTCGCATCAACACCGATTTCATCGACAATTCCGCGGGCGTCGATTGCTCGGACCACGAGGTCAATATCAAGATCGCGCTGGCTGCGGCGAAGCGCGCGGGGCGGCTGACTGAGGCCAAGCGGGTTCAACTGCTGGCTTCGATGACCGATGAGGTGGCGGCGCTGGTGCTCGAGGACAACCGGCTGCAGGCGCTCGCACTCTCGATCGGAGAGCAGGGCGGCTCGGGCGCGGTCCCGCCTCAGTTGCGGCTGATCGAAGCGCTGGAGGATCGCGGCACGCTCGACCGCCAGACCGAGGGGCTGGCGGCGGGCGACGTCTTCGAGCGGCGCGCGACTGAAGGTTTCGGTCTTACCAGGCCGGAGCTGGCGGTGCTGCTGTCCTCTGCGAAACTGGTGCTGCAGGATGCGATCGAGGCGAGCGTGCTGCCCGATGATCCCTGCCTCGCCGAGACGCTGCTTGGCTATTTTCCCGCGCCCATGCGCAAAAGCTTCCAGCGCGAGATCGAAGGGCACCGGCTGCGCCGCCAGATCGTCGCGACCAAGCTTGCCAACCGCATCGTCAACCGTCTGGGCATGGTGCACCCCTTCGAGATCGCGGAAGAAGAGGGCGTCGGCCTTGCCGAGGTTGCCGCCGCCTTCGTCGCGTCCGAGCGGCTGTTCGACGCGGCCGATCTTTGGGCGGAGCTCGACACCGCCCCCATGCCCGAGACCGCGCGGCTCTATCTCTTCCGCCATACGGCGGGTGCGCTGCGCAGCCAGATGGCGGACCTGATCCGCGTCGGCGGCGGCGCGATGCGCCCCAGCGAGCTGATCACACAACTCGAAAGTCGCGTGCGCCAGCTCTCGGAAGGAGTGAAGGACCTCTTGACCGCCGGCTCCACACAGCAGTCGAACACGCTCACTGCGGAGTTCGTCGCGATGGGGGCGCCCGAGCGTTTGGCGGCGAGGGTCACGGAACTCTATGATCTCGACGGGGCGGTGGGGCTGGCCGCGCTGTCGCGCAGCGCGGAGATCGATGCCCGCGCGCTGACTGCGGCCTTCACCGGGCTCGGTGAGCGGATCGGTCTGGATTGGGCCCAGAGCGTGTCGGCCCTGATGAACCCTTCCGATGTTTGGGAACGGCTGCTGGTCGCGGGGCTGTCGCGCGATTTTCAGCAGATGCGGCTCGATTTCCTGCGCCGTCTGGCGCGCCGCAAGGGGGCGAAGGACGATCCGGAGGGCGCGGTCGGCGAATGGGCGGAGCGCAATGGCGAAGCGATCCGGCGGTTCCGCGCCATGATCGATCGCGCCAAGGCCCAGGGCGATGTCGCGCCCGCAATGCTTGCGCAGATCGCGAGCATGGCGCGCAATCTCCTCGGCCGCTAG
- the queG gene encoding tRNA epoxyqueuosine(34) reductase QueG, producing the protein MVNSGDRIALQRDLRAEAMRLGFATIGFAPAAGYDLQGRRLEQWLAEGAHGSMEWMAARAAERATPQGLWPGARSVIALGMSYAPPHDPLALAGASDKARISVYAQGRDYHDVVKKALKALARWLIARESSSELKVFVDTAPVMEKPLGEAAGIGWQGKHTNLVSTTHGSWLFLGSIFSTLEFAPDAPHEDRCGSCRACQDACPTAAFPAPYRLDARRCLSYLTIEHKGPVPEEFRTAIGNRIYGCDDCLAVCPWNKFASAAQAHSRFLPREDLVAPDLAALLALDDAAFRAKFAASPIKRIGRNRFVRNCLYAAGNSGSQALAPHVAALSRDPDPVVADAAHWALGRLNGSPSAVFPYPPAPLLE; encoded by the coding sequence ATGGTTAACAGCGGCGACAGGATTGCCCTGCAACGCGATCTGCGCGCGGAAGCGATGCGGCTGGGCTTCGCCACCATCGGCTTCGCGCCAGCTGCGGGCTACGATCTGCAGGGCCGACGGCTCGAGCAATGGCTCGCCGAAGGGGCACATGGATCAATGGAATGGATGGCGGCGCGGGCCGCCGAGCGGGCGACGCCGCAGGGGCTGTGGCCCGGGGCGCGGAGCGTGATCGCGCTCGGCATGAGCTATGCCCCGCCGCACGATCCGCTGGCGCTGGCGGGCGCATCCGACAAGGCGCGGATTTCCGTCTATGCGCAGGGCCGCGACTATCACGACGTGGTGAAAAAGGCGCTCAAGGCGCTCGCCCGCTGGCTCATCGCGCGCGAAAGCTCAAGTGAGCTGAAGGTTTTCGTCGACACCGCGCCGGTGATGGAAAAGCCGCTGGGGGAGGCGGCGGGGATCGGCTGGCAGGGCAAGCACACAAATCTCGTTTCCACTACGCATGGCAGCTGGCTGTTCCTGGGTTCGATCTTCTCGACGCTGGAGTTCGCGCCCGATGCGCCGCACGAGGATCGCTGCGGATCGTGCCGGGCGTGCCAGGACGCCTGCCCCACCGCCGCCTTTCCCGCGCCCTATCGCCTCGACGCCCGCCGCTGCCTCTCCTACCTCACCATCGAGCACAAGGGGCCGGTGCCCGAGGAGTTTCGCACCGCGATTGGTAACCGAATCTACGGCTGCGACGATTGCCTGGCGGTGTGCCCCTGGAACAAGTTCGCGAGCGCGGCGCAGGCGCATTCGAGGTTTCTGCCGCGCGAAGATCTGGTCGCGCCCGACCTCGCAGCGCTGCTCGCACTCGACGATGCAGCCTTTCGCGCGAAGTTCGCAGCCAGCCCGATCAAGCGGATCGGCCGCAACCGCTTCGTGCGCAATTGCCTTTATGCCGCGGGAAACAGTGGGTCGCAGGCGCTCGCGCCGCATGTGGCCGCACTTTCACGAGACCCCGATCCTGTGGTCGCGGACGCGGCGCACTGGGCCTTGGGGCGGCTCAATGGAAGTCCTTCAGCGGTCTTTCCGTATCCGCCAGCGCCTCTGCTGGAATGA
- a CDS encoding NAD(P)/FAD-dependent oxidoreductase gives MDHGDVVIVGSGHGGAQAAIALRQGDFAGTVLLLTRDRTPPYERPPLSKDYLAGEKPLERILIRPEVFWAERAIGLRLGTEVVAIDPRTRTLTTAKGEQFSYGTLIWAAGGEARQLACPGSDCAGLHTIRHRHDVDALRRELATGARRAVVVGGGYIGLEAAAALRKLGCEVTLIEQQSRLLARVAGEMLGSLFLAEHRRQGVDVRLGTAVAEIVSAGGRVSGVMTEAGDVIPADIVIVGIGIAPAIAPLIAAGGAGENGVEVDAFCRTSLPGIYAIGDCAMHANPYAEGALIRLESVQNANDMANCAVRAIMGSPAPYQSVPWFWSNQYDLRLQTVGLARGYDAEVLRGRPEDRDFSVVYLRKGRVAALDCVNRTRDYAQGRKLVEAGAIIPAEALADTERPLKDFH, from the coding sequence GTGGACCACGGCGATGTGGTTATCGTCGGTTCCGGCCACGGCGGCGCGCAGGCCGCGATCGCGCTGCGCCAGGGAGATTTTGCGGGCACCGTCCTGCTGCTGACCCGCGATCGCACCCCGCCCTACGAACGCCCGCCGCTGTCGAAGGATTATCTTGCGGGCGAGAAACCGCTCGAACGAATCCTTATCCGGCCCGAAGTCTTCTGGGCGGAGCGGGCTATCGGGCTGCGGCTCGGCACGGAGGTCGTTGCGATCGACCCGCGGACGCGCACCCTGACCACCGCGAAGGGCGAGCAATTCAGCTATGGTACGCTGATCTGGGCTGCCGGGGGCGAGGCGCGGCAGCTCGCCTGTCCGGGCTCCGATTGCGCGGGGCTTCACACCATCCGGCACCGCCACGACGTCGATGCCCTGCGGCGAGAACTCGCTACCGGCGCCCGGCGGGCAGTGGTGGTCGGCGGCGGCTACATCGGGCTCGAAGCCGCGGCGGCGCTTCGAAAGCTCGGCTGCGAGGTCACGCTGATCGAACAGCAAAGCCGCCTGCTCGCGCGCGTCGCCGGCGAGATGCTGGGCAGCCTTTTCCTCGCCGAACACCGGCGGCAGGGGGTCGACGTCCGGCTCGGCACCGCGGTTGCGGAGATCGTTTCGGCCGGGGGGCGGGTCTCCGGCGTAATGACGGAGGCGGGCGACGTGATACCCGCGGATATCGTTATCGTGGGTATCGGCATCGCGCCCGCGATCGCCCCGCTGATCGCAGCGGGTGGCGCGGGCGAGAATGGCGTGGAGGTGGACGCCTTTTGCCGCACCTCGCTACCCGGCATCTATGCCATCGGTGACTGCGCCATGCATGCAAACCCCTATGCGGAAGGGGCGCTGATCAGGCTGGAATCGGTGCAGAACGCGAACGACATGGCCAATTGCGCAGTTCGCGCGATCATGGGTTCGCCCGCGCCCTACCAGTCCGTGCCGTGGTTCTGGTCGAACCAATATGACCTGCGCCTGCAAACGGTGGGGCTCGCGCGGGGGTATGACGCCGAAGTGCTTCGCGGCCGTCCGGAAGATCGCGACTTCTCCGTCGTCTATCTGCGAAAAGGCCGGGTCGCGGCGCTCGATTGCGTCAACCGCACCCGCGATTACGCGCAAGGACGGAAGCTGGTCGAGGCGGGCGCGATCATTCCAGCAGAGGCGCTGGCGGATACGGAAAGACCGCTGAAGGACTTCCATTGA
- a CDS encoding ABC transporter ATP-binding protein has product MLASREVPAAEPPPRRLAIEARGLVKRFDGALAVDGIDIMVPEGAIYGILGPNGAGKTTTLRMLLGIIDPDEGVRRIFGHDRPHDIAKLIGYLPEERGLYPAMTCVEAIAFLGALRGLPLAEGRARGRDLLERHGMGHAVGRQIRQLSKGMAQTVQLLGTLVHRPRLVILDEPFSGLDAINQGKLELLIRDLAAEGATVIFSTHVIHHAERLCDDVAIIAAGRVPYAGSVDAARDRIPAQVRLETARGDGSWRAALPAAARHDARENGSHFWYFALPDTGTEALLRALIEGEAGVLSLSIERAGLHDAFVAIAGEAAARALEESKEEVRR; this is encoded by the coding sequence ATGCTTGCTTCGCGCGAAGTGCCCGCCGCCGAGCCCCCACCGCGCCGCCTCGCGATCGAGGCGCGCGGACTGGTCAAACGGTTCGACGGCGCGCTGGCAGTGGACGGGATCGACATCATGGTCCCTGAAGGCGCGATCTACGGCATTCTCGGCCCGAACGGCGCTGGCAAGACGACGACGCTGCGCATGCTGCTCGGGATAATCGATCCGGACGAAGGGGTGCGCCGCATCTTCGGGCACGATCGCCCCCACGATATCGCCAAGCTGATCGGCTATCTGCCCGAAGAACGCGGGCTCTACCCGGCGATGACCTGCGTCGAGGCGATCGCCTTCCTCGGCGCTTTACGGGGTCTGCCGCTTGCCGAGGGGCGGGCGCGAGGGCGCGATTTGCTCGAGCGCCACGGCATGGGCCACGCTGTAGGCCGGCAAATCCGCCAGCTTTCGAAAGGCATGGCGCAAACCGTGCAGCTGCTTGGCACCTTGGTCCACCGCCCGCGGCTGGTGATTCTGGACGAGCCGTTCAGCGGCCTCGACGCGATCAATCAGGGCAAGCTCGAGCTTCTGATCCGCGATCTCGCGGCAGAGGGCGCGACGGTCATTTTCTCGACCCATGTCATCCACCATGCCGAGCGATTGTGCGACGATGTTGCGATCATTGCAGCCGGGCGCGTGCCCTATGCCGGTTCGGTCGATGCGGCGCGCGACCGTATTCCGGCGCAGGTGCGGCTGGAGACCGCGCGGGGCGACGGCAGCTGGCGCGCCGCGCTCCCCGCCGCTGCGCGCCACGATGCGCGCGAGAACGGCAGCCATTTCTGGTACTTCGCCCTTCCCGACACGGGCACCGAGGCGCTGCTGCGCGCACTCATCGAAGGCGAAGCCGGGGTGCTCTCGCTCTCCATAGAGCGCGCGGGCCTCCACGACGCCTTCGTCGCCATCGCGGGTGAAGCGGCGGCGAGAGCGCTCGAGGAGAGCAAGGAAGAGGTGCGGCGGTGA